A portion of the Falsibacillus albus genome contains these proteins:
- a CDS encoding DUF2238 domain-containing protein, with protein sequence MHEKGVQKLHVWLLVIVISVLIWSAIKPLSYLTWTLEVTPAVIGILILLITYRKFTFTSLVYVLISILVIWMFIGGHYTYERVPLFTEIKNNFHLKRNDYDRVGHFLKGLISIAIREVFIRKSCLNPSWWLIFVTLSVVLALSAGYEIIEWLAAVILGKEAHDFLGTQGDIWDSEWDMMLAFCGGIISLLSLSKIHQKFLMKIL encoded by the coding sequence ATGCATGAAAAGGGAGTCCAAAAACTGCATGTATGGCTGCTGGTGATCGTCATTTCGGTTTTGATATGGTCTGCCATCAAACCATTGAGCTATTTAACGTGGACGTTGGAAGTAACCCCTGCTGTCATCGGCATTCTCATCCTGCTGATAACATATCGAAAATTCACATTCACCAGCTTGGTTTATGTTCTAATATCAATCTTGGTCATCTGGATGTTTATCGGTGGCCATTATACTTACGAACGAGTTCCGCTATTTACTGAAATTAAAAATAATTTCCATTTAAAACGGAACGATTATGATCGTGTTGGCCATTTTTTAAAGGGGCTGATTTCCATTGCCATCCGGGAAGTATTCATTCGAAAATCTTGCCTAAATCCATCCTGGTGGCTGATCTTCGTCACCTTATCGGTTGTATTGGCCCTCTCTGCAGGCTACGAAATCATTGAATGGCTTGCAGCTGTCATATTAGGGAAGGAAGCACACGACTTTTTGGGGACACAAGGGGACATTTGGGATTCAGAATGGGACATGATGCTCGCTTTCTGCGGAGGAATCATCAGCTTATTGAGTTTATCCAAGATCCATCAGAAATTTTTAATGAAAATACTTTAA